GACCCACCGAGACCACCGACGGAGTGGGCTGCCACTGCCCGTGCGCGAAGCGCTTGCCCAAAAGACGGTCTCTGGAGGCCCCCAGTTCGGAGTAGACGATGTAGAAATACGTATGCTGCACGGCGGCCACAGCAGGGGCGAACCCCTGTGCCACCAGCAGCTGCGGTCCCCAGCCGGTAACAGGACTGTAGTGGCGGGCATAGATCTTCTCATCCTGGTCCCAGGCCACCATAATCTCCCCCTGCTTGTTGATGGCGATGGAAGGACGCGCCACGAACTCCGTGCCCGTGTTGGTGGAGACCACGATCTCCGGACCCCAGCTGGAACCGTCGAAGCGCCGCATGCAGAGCTGCCAAGATCCCCCGATCTTCCTCCCGTAGGTGCGGTAAACGCTGCCGTCCACAGGGTTACGGCAGGCCCCGGTCACCGCATAGGAGTTATCCGTCCACGTGCCCATCGAGGCATGGGGCGACCATGAGGATCCGTTCCAGGTTCCGGAATACAGGACGTTCTCTTTGGCCCTCCACGAGGCGCATAGCATGTTCGGACCATATTGCGGCCCAAACGGAGCAAGCTGTGGGGTCTTGGCCTGTCCACCGTCTCCGGGCGGGTAAGCGTAGGCTGTCACCGGGAAGGTTGTCCAACTGGCCCCTCCGTTCGATGAACGGGCCGCCCAGATCTGTTCCCCTCCCTGGGCGTCGTCCACCCAGTTCTCCCAGGCAATCCAGATGTCCCCATTTCCCGCCAGTGCGATGTCGGAACGTCCGCCGGGCCAACCGGTGACCGGAACTATGCTGGGAGGTGAAAGGACGCCTGCGTGCAACCGCCGATAGCGCACGGACCAGGATGGCTTGGTGGGCTTGTAGTGTATATGCACGCCGCCCGCCGGGTCGGGATACAGCACCGGATTCTTGACCGCCTTTTCAGTGGCCGGCGAGTTGATCAGCGCCGCTGGCGCCCACTGTTGAGCGCAGGCGGATCCGGTCAGACAACCCAGCAGAGCAAGCGGAGCGGCGATAAGCAGGCAGCGCATGGTTGAACATCCTTTTGGCGCGGGTGGCCTAAGTCGCAAACACCAGGCCGTGCCTGCCCTCCCCGGACCAGGGCAACCGGAGAGCAAGCAACGGCCGGGCAGAACTGGCACTCTCAATTAGAGGTTACCATACGGGGTGCCCCGGGTCAACGGGATTATTCCCTGCTTCCGACGCCTCCAGTGGGCCTGTGGTAGAATACGTGCCGGACTGAGCTTGCGTGTGCCGGTTGTCCGTCCATTCGCTCTGGAAAGGTTGCCACTCGCTTGATGAATCTCTTGCGCTTTGCTGTTCTGCTCGGGTTGCTTGTTTGCCTTGCGGCCACGCCGTCTCTCGGGGCCGCTCCCGGCCCGGTTTTCGACGATGCGCTGAACTACGCCGTTGTGGACCAGACCTGCCCGCCTCTTGATCCGGCGCAGGAAGGGTTGGTGCTGGTGGCTCAGGGCAAGGCTCAGTGGGTGCAGCTCTCCAGCAAGAGTCCCGTCGGCCAGACGTTTACGCTTAGCGATCGCGCCCGGAGACTATGGCGCATCTTCGTGGGCATCAGCCACTGGCCGGATAGCTGGCAGGAGGGAGAAGCGGTCACCTTCACCCTCTACGACTCCCCCGAGAAGCGTACAAAACTCTACTCCCGGACGCTCGATTTCGACCACAAATGGAGCAAGTGGGACACCGCTTTTGATGTGGACATTGAGGCCGCTCCCGGCCAGAGCTTCTATTTCGAACTCACCCACAACGGGGGTGGGGATGACCGCGTCAATGTGACGGCTGTCTCCGGAAACGTTTACCCGCGCGGGAGTGCCCGCATCGGTGGGGTGGAGCAGCCGGACCTGGATCTCACATTCACCGTCACCGCCAAGCCCCAGCCGGACCGCGAGGCGAATCTGCGGAGATTCATCGGCCGGTTCGACCTTCAGCATCCCTTGCTGGAAAAGGCCCGGCAGGCCTACGACGCGGGCGACCTGGACCGCACGTGCATCGAGATCTTGCGAGCCGTGGAGGCGCATCTGCGGAAAGCCGACTGGATCCCCTGGCTGAAGCCCGGGGAGAAGCCGGACGTGTCGCGGATGGAAAAGGTGGTCTCCGAAGGGCGCCTGTATTCCACCAGAGAAGACGGAGAGGGGTCTTGGATCGAGATGTCCCGCCAGACCACCTGGCGCGAAGTGTGGCCGGGATCCGCCAGCTACGTCCGCCACAACGACCTGTTCGCCGACCTGGGGCGGGCCTACGCCGCCACGAAAGATGAGCGTTACGCCAGAAAACTGAACGAACTTATGCTGGATTTCGTTCAGGACCACGCCTCTCCCTTCGAGGGGGGAATGCGCGGCGGGCGATGGGTAGCCATGTTCCAGGCGTGGAGACTGGGTGACGCCTGGGACGGCTTTGCCCTGGCGATGGGCTCAACCGGACTGACCGACGACGTGAAGCTCGCATGGCTGGACTACAACGCGCGGATGGCGCACTTCGCCCTGACCGAGCCCTCCGGCGGCAACCACGCCAACGCCGTCGCGGAAGCGTTGATGAAGTTCGCGGAGCGCTTCCCTATGTACGCGGAGTCCAAGGTCTGGTTCTCCCGCGGGTTCGAGCTTCTGGTCAACAACTCGCTGAAGCTGTTCTGGCCGGACGGCGGATGCGTTGAACCCGCCATGAACTATCACGGGTTTTCGCTGGCCAACCTGATGGCCGGTCTGGAGACCGCCGGGAGGTTCGGACTGGATGCGCCACCGGACCTGATGCGGGTGGTCGAAGCGGCCCACGCTTACACCGCCTATATGCTCAAGCCGGACGGGCAGATCCCGACATACGGCGACACGGATTGCGAGGATTTCCGTCCGGGGATACAGAAATGGCAGGGCTGGCGCAATGGGGAGGCTATGACCGGCGCGAAGCTATTCAACCGGAAGGATCTCCTCTTCATCGCCACGGCGGGCCGTGAGGGCGAGCGCCCGGCCGAGGATTCCTACTGCTTCCCGGACACGGGGCATTACATCCTGCGAAGTGGCTGGGGTGGTCCTGGCGGAACCGGATTCGAAGATGACCGGTGGCTCTTCCTGCGGGCGGGGCGCTTCGGCAGCCACGGGCACGACGACCTCAACATGGTCACGCTTTACGCGTATGGCCGTCCTCTGCTCATTGACCCCGGCCGGACCGAGTATGGCACGGAGCTTATGTTCGAGCTCACCCGCAACCGGTCCCACAATGTGCTGTTGGTGGACGACTTGATGATGCAGCACCCGGCCCCGCGGCTCAATGCGTGGTCCACGTCTCCGGTGTTAGACCTTGTGGATAATTCTTATGCAGAGTTGTATCCGGGCGTGGAGCATCGCCGGGCTGTGGTGTTTGTAAGGCCGGACTATTACGTGCTTTTCGACTCAGCTTCGGCCGACAGAGAGCACAACTATGGAGTCAACTTCTGGCTGACCCCGCCCGACGCTGCGCTGGACCCCGCCCGCGGTACGGCGCGTTCCACAACGCCCGATGCGGCCAATGTTCTCCTGCAGTCTGCGGATGCAGGAAAGATCCGCCTGGCTGGCCGGAAAGGCACGCTGGACCTGCGCGGCATCCGCGACGATATCCCGGTGGTGACGTTCTGGCGGGACGGGGTGAAGGCGGCCCGCTTCGCAACCATCCTGTATCCCTTTCCGGCCGGAAAGACTGTGGAGTCCCTGGATGTCCGGGATCTTACTGCTTCGGGCGAAGAGCGGGTGCTGCGTATAGGGACGCCTTCGGGCGTGGATTATGTGGGCTACAATCCGTCCGGCGGAGAAGCCGGCCCCTCCGCCTGGGTGATACGCTGTGTTCGTGATGGCCGGACAGTCCGTGCGTTCGGTGTGGCCGGCGCCCGTCGGGTGGAGCTGAAGGGGCGCGTGCTGGCGTCTGCGGACAAGACGCTGACGGGCCTCTCGGTGGAGTATGGCCGGGACACTGTGACGGTATCCCTTCGTCAGCCGGAGCCCTCCCTGCGTGTGGCGACGCTCGGGCGCAGGAAAGCCTTGGTCAACGGCCGGGAGATGGCCGTGTCAGGCGCGACGTTCGCTCCGTTTCCCCCAGAGTAGCCCTGACGGGGTTTACCAGCTTCGCGAGAAGCTGACCGTGATCGCTCGCGGGAGCACCTGGGTGGAGACAGATCCGTCCGCAGCCAGAGTGGTGGGCGTCCGGGAATCGAAGATGTTGTAAACGTGGATGCCCACCCGTCCGGATGACGGATCGGATGTGACCGGCCGGCTGAGTCCCAGCGTCACCACAAAGTTGTCCTTCACGCGCCGGGTGTTCTCCACGGTGTCTGTAATTGAGGTCCAGGGCAAACCGCTTCCCCACTGGATACGTGCAGATGCCTCTGTCAGGCCGAAGTCGCGGACCAAGGTGGCATCCAGAGTGTGACGCTGGTCCCAGTCAGGGTAGGTCCAGGCCGTAGGATCGAATGCGCTCGGCACGCGCACCTTCGACCAGGTGTAGCTTATCCATCCCCGTAGTCTCTCAGCCATCCGCCGAGCGATGGAAAACTCGACACCTCTGGCGGTGGCCTTCGCGCGGCTGACGAAGGTCAGCGGCGAGTCCGGATCCAGCGGATCCATAGGCACCCGGTCCAACAGGTCGGTGTATTCCCGGTAGAACGGCGTCACTCGAAACACGGAGTCCGGGCGGAACTGGCGCTCCAGGCTCACTTCGTATGATGTCGCGCGTTCCGGGTCCAGGATGGCGTCGGATGCGTAGATCATCTCCCAGGCGGGATTCGTATACACTCTGTCAAGTACGGATGTGGGTGTGAACTGGATAAAGCGTCCCCAGCTCGCCCGTACCACAGTCCGGGGATCGCGCGACCATGCCACGCCCAGGCGGGGCGAGATCTGCGAATCCGAGAAGTCCGGCCCCACAGCCTTGTCGTAGCGCATCCGGTCGTAGCGCAGGCCTGCATCAACCACCCACTCGTCCGACAGGCGGATCTTGTCCTGGACGAACAGGGCGAGCTGCCGCGTTCCCACTCGGGAGGTGTAGTCGAAAGGATCGAACATCTCCGCAATGTCCGGATCACCGGTCATCCTGAGCGCCAGGTCCGGGATGTAGCGACGGAAAGAGTTCGAGCCGCTGATATACCACACGCCCGCCGTCACGCCGTGGCGGGATCCGAACGCTTTCCTGAATTCCACCTGGACGCCGCGCTGGAGCGACCGGCTGTCGGCGGAGTCCCCCAGGTCGGTGGAGAGCGCGTTGATGCGGTTCTTGCTCATGAAATAGTAGGGGCGCACCAGGATGTTCGCGTCGCCGCTCAGATCCCGGCTCCACGTCAGACCGGCCAGACCGTAGCCCTGTGTGGTGTGGTCCTGCCCGTCCGGCACAGCTCCCTCCGCCAGCGGAAGCAGGTACCTGGCGAAACCTGTGGCCCAGAGGAATGTAAGCCGGTCCGACGGCCCCGCAGGATACACCAGCTTGATGGTGGTGTCCTCGGAGTTTGCTGCGCGCGCCACGTAGCCGCTGAAGTCCGACCTCCACGTGTAGTTCCCGATATACCAGTCCAGCCCGGATGGCAGCACTCCGCCCGCTTCCCCCAGTCCTCCCAGGTACTGGCGGGAACCTGCTGTCACATCCAGGGTGGCGCCCATCAGCTCGCTTCCGGTTTTCTTGATCTCGTTGAGGACTCCGGAGATGGCGTTTCCGTACTCCGCCTGATATCCGCCTGTGTAGACCTGCAGACGGGACATCCCCACATTCACCAGATTCGTCCCAAAGGTATTGTCCACCGGGTTCGTTACCGGGATTCCTTCGATCATCCAGCCGATCTCGTCGTCCCGGCCGCCTCGGATGTGCAGGTTGCCCAGTCCGTCCCGCACTACACCGGGCACTGTGCTGACGATGTCCGGCACCTGGTTGAATGCGTGAGGGGAGGTTCTGGCAAGCTGCTGGTCCCGTGAGGAGCGGGTGTATAGCGTCTGGGTGGCGTCGGGGTTGGTCAGAGTGCGGTTCTGCACCACCACGATTTCGGGCTCCTCCTCCACGGTCCGCTGCATCCGGATGGTCACTCGGGAGATCAGATCCATCTGGACATCCACACCGGTGACTTCCGCCGGCGCGTAGCCGACCAGCACTGCGGAGACCGTGTAGTCCCCAGGGGGAACATTTAGGAACGAGAAAGCGCCCGAAGCACCGGAGACGGTGGTCAACGAGGTGCCGCCGAGACTCAGGTTGACACCGGCCAGAGCTTCTCCCGTCTCATCATCCACCACTACTCCCGACAGGGTGCCGGTGGTCGCTGCCCGAGCGGCAGACGAAAATGCGAGCACGCTCAAGACCGTGATCGCCAGACGGACCGCTAGCGTCTTCTGCCAGTTCGCCATAGAACCTGTTCCTCCCATCCCTGGATAGCCGGGTTGAGATACGGGCCGGCCCTCCAACCGGCTGCGGTTATCATTATCGGATTAGGATGAAGATTCCTTGAAGGTTCGCAAGCGCCAACAGAGCCGCTCGTTCGCCGAAAATGAGACGGCAGACAATGTTCGTGGAACAATCCGGATGAGCGGCAAGCAAAGGGGCTCTATTCTGTTGACAGGGTCCATGGGGACCGGTACAATCCTTCATGGAGCCGCGCCGCGCCTGCCTGGGAAGCGTGGCGAGACCGGTTGTCCCCGCTTCGCCTGCTCCGCCGCCGGAAAGCGCCGGGCCGAGCCCCGGCGGGAAGAGGTCGGGAAGTGCTGCTCAGACAGAGCCTGAAGCAAAACCTGTCCCAGAAGATCGATCCAAAGATTATTCTGGCAAACACCATCCTCGCCTGCTCCACGCTCGAGCTTGCGCAGGCCATAGATCGGGAGCTTGAGGAGAACCCGGCGCTGGAGCGAGCGGACGAGGATGTGTGCGGCTCCTGCACGCTTCCCCGTGAGATGTGCCCCACCTGTCCCCTCAAGGTCGAGCGGCCCGCCGAGGCGGAGACGGAGGAGTTCGATTGGCAAGACTACTACGCCCGAGACAACGACTGGGTGGAATCACTTCCGGCCTCGGATGATTCCGAGTTCGATCCCATCAGCAACGCTTGCGCCCGCCAGACCCTTCAAGACCACCTAATGGACCAGCTCCGGGCCTCTGCCCGGCCCGACCAGATGGAGGCGGGCGAGTATCTGGTGGGGTGCATCAACGAAAGCGGCTATCTGGAAGGGTCGCTTTCCGAGATGGCGGCGGAACTGGGATGCGAGGAGAGTTTCCTCGAGGAGGTGCTGGCCCTTATCCAGACGTTCGACCCGGTCGGGGTGGGGGCGCGAAGCCTGCAGGAGTGCCTCCTCATTCAGCTGCGCAATCTGGACGAGGAGACGGATGCTTCCAGGCTCGCCCGCATGATGGTGGAGCGGCACTGGCCGGAAGTGGCGGCCCGGCGAATTTCGCGGTTGGCGCGTGCGCTGCGGGTGCCGGTGGAAGCGGTGGAAGAGGCGCTCCGCTTCATCACCCGCAGTCTCACCCCTCATCCCGGAGAGTGCTTCCGGCTTCCCTGGGACGACCGGCAGGAATCGGTTGACGCGGTGCGCCCCGATGTCATCGTGCGGCGGACGATTTCAGGCTATGACGTGGAGGTCGTCACGCACGAGTCGCAGCTTCTGTCACTGAACGCCCGTTACCGGGAAGCCTACCAGAAGATCCGCAATGGCGGGGCCCGCTCATTCTCGGAGGATGAGCGCCGACACATTCTGGAATACGTGGACCGCGCGGAGAACTTCATTCGCAGCATCGCCCAGCGCCGCAAGACCCTCAGGAGCATCACTCTGTATGTGGTGCAGTATCAGCAGGGGTTCATAGAGACGGGGCAGAAGTCGTTCCTGCGCCCGTTGACCCGCACACAGGTGGCGCGAGCCCTGAAGATGCACGAGTCCACCGTCAGCCGCGCCACGGCCAACAAGTGGGTTCAGCTTCCGAGCGAAGAGGTGGTCAGCTTCGACCTGTTCTTCGATGGTTCGATGTCCGTAAAGGACCTAATTGCGGAGATCATTGCGTCCGAGGATCCCGCCCATCCGTTGTCGGACCAGGAGATTGCGGACATTCTGCAGGAACGCGGCCTGGAGGTCGCGCGCCGGACAGTGGTTAAATACCGCGAGGCGATGAACATCCTCTCCAGCCGCCAGCGCCGCCTCGCGTCCTGATCGGCCTTGCTTGCGCAGCCCGGCGTTTCTGCAGGTGCCGTGCAGAATCCTTCCTCCGAAGAGTATCGAGCAACCGCAGTCTTTCCAGTAGATCGCGCGGTGAGCCTCCGTTACACTGGTCGAGTAGCGCGCCGCGAGGAGCGCTTATCGAGAGCAGGTGCATGAAGTGGTTTCGACTCGTCCGCCTGCGGCGGACGGCTCAACCACCGTAGGGGGAGTTTCGGGAGCAGGTTCGTGAGATACCACAGCACCACGACCTTAAACCTTCAACTGTTGACGCTCAACTCCAGTCTCTAGACTCCGCCCCTCCTCTGGTCGAGTAGCGCGCCGCCAGGCGCGCGCATCGAGGCCACGTCGGTGGCCGCCTGTGGTTTCGAATCGCCCGCCGAGGGCGGATGGCTCAACTCCCCCGGTCTCTAGCGGGCGCCGGGCAGGGCGTGTATAATGCCTTCCGGCTGTGCGAACGAGTCTTGAATATACGCGGAAGGAGATCCACAACACTTTGGCGGTAGTGAATGAGATAGCTGGTCTGCACTTGCCACCCGATGTGCTCGACATAATCCGGGTCTGTCCGGGATTCACCGTAGCGCAGAGCATAGAAGACCTGATCGAGCTATCCACGCGCGATGCCGTCAACGGCATTCACGAGGTGGCCTATGATGTGCCCGGCAAAGGCCGAGTGGTCGAGGCTTGGGTCTGCCGCGTCCGGAACGGCATCAGCGCCAACTACCCGGAGCCGTATATGCGCCGGCGCGACCCGGATTGCATGGTCATTGCGGATGACCTGCCCACCAACAAGGAGCGCTTCTCGGAGCGGTTCGGTTACGATTTTGCGGAGCTTCGCCAGCTGACCTTCGACTGGCTGAAGACACAGGAACTTGCTCTGTTCACCTTCAAGGCCGGTTCTGTGGCGGATGGCCCGGACACCGTGGTGGTTGCTCCAGCGAACGCTGGCTTCTTCGCTCTGGGACTGGCCCTCTTGCAGGACATCCTGAACACGGAGACACTTCCGCGCGACT
The sequence above is drawn from the Armatimonadota bacterium genome and encodes:
- a CDS encoding RNA polymerase sigma-54 factor → MLLRQSLKQNLSQKIDPKIILANTILACSTLELAQAIDRELEENPALERADEDVCGSCTLPREMCPTCPLKVERPAEAETEEFDWQDYYARDNDWVESLPASDDSEFDPISNACARQTLQDHLMDQLRASARPDQMEAGEYLVGCINESGYLEGSLSEMAAELGCEESFLEEVLALIQTFDPVGVGARSLQECLLIQLRNLDEETDASRLARMMVERHWPEVAARRISRLARALRVPVEAVEEALRFITRSLTPHPGECFRLPWDDRQESVDAVRPDVIVRRTISGYDVEVVTHESQLLSLNARYREAYQKIRNGGARSFSEDERRHILEYVDRAENFIRSIAQRRKTLRSITLYVVQYQQGFIETGQKSFLRPLTRTQVARALKMHESTVSRATANKWVQLPSEEVVSFDLFFDGSMSVKDLIAEIIASEDPAHPLSDQEIADILQERGLEVARRTVVKYREAMNILSSRQRRLAS